One genomic segment of Helianthus annuus cultivar XRQ/B chromosome 14, HanXRQr2.0-SUNRISE, whole genome shotgun sequence includes these proteins:
- the LOC110905170 gene encoding pentatricopeptide repeat-containing protein At3g49170, chloroplastic has translation MPILSLVSPANLAATNPPAKTLKNPNFEPLKDRLISLSNAGRIQEALSVLDVMTQRHHLTPDLTTFSVLLKSCIRTRNFQLGKLLHSKLNRSGLKLDPIVLNSLISFYSKCGDWTTAKAIFDSMGGLRDLVSWSAMISCFAHNGMESQALLTFVEMLMHGGQYPNQFCFSAAIQASCNRDHAFMGESIFGFVIKTGYFESDVCVGCALIDLYAKGFHDLDSAWKVFDKMPERNSVTWTLLITRYAQLGHHRDGIELFPRMLSCGFMPDRFTLSSVVSACAELGFMSVGQQMHSWVIKSGLCMDVYIGCSLVDMYAKCATTEPMEDARKVFDRMPNHNVMSWTAIITGYVQSGGLDATAIELYCKMITQGEVLPNHFTYSSLLKACGSLSNLEIGKQVHNHAVKSGLVSVNCVGNSLISMYARSGSMEDAQKAFEFLLEKNLISYNAIVDGFVKNTSSDEALKMFNKFEETQTGVDSFTFASLLSAAASLGAVGKGEEMHAQLVKSGVDSNQRVCNALISMYSRCGDIEAAARVFNKMDERNVISWTSIITGFAKHGLAKSALKVFDKMLEAGVKPNEVTYIAVLSACSHAGMVNEGLKHFSSMYSDHKITPKMEHYACVVDLLGRSGSLEKAVDFIDSMPLKADALVWRTLLGACQVHGNIELGKLSAKRITELDPNDPSAYILLSNLYASKGQWEKVVKIRKTMKERNLIKEAGCSWIEAENQAHKFYVGDTCHPRAHDIYKELDQLVIDIKKLGYVPDTDFVLHELDEKEKERYLVQHSEKIAVAFGLISVSKTKPIRVFKNLRVCGDCHTAMKYISVARGREIVVRDSNRFHHFKNGSCSCNDYW, from the coding sequence ATGCCAATTCTCTCCCTTGTCTCCCCCGCCAACTTGGCAGCAACAAATCCCCCCGCCAAAACCCTAAAGAATCCCAATTTCGAACCACTCAAGGACCGATTAATCAGTTTATCCAATGCGGGCCGAATTCAAGAAGCACTTTCAGTCCTTGATGTCATGACCCaacgccaccacctcacccctgACCTCACTACCTTCTCCGTCCTCCTCAAATCCTGCATCCGAACCCGCAATTTTCAACTTGGTAAACTCCTTCACTCAAAACTCAACCGATCTGGATTAAAACTCGACCCAATTGTACTCAATTCCCTCATAAGCTTCTATTCTAAATGCGGGGATTGGACTACAGCAAAAGCTATATTTGATTCCATGGGGGGCTTGAGGGATTTGGTCTCTTGGAGTGCCATGATATCCTGCTTTGCGCATAACGGGATGGAATCACAAGCTTTGCTCACATTTGTTGAGATGCTCATGCATGGAGGACAGTACCCAAATCAGTTTTGTTTCTCCGCCGCCATCCAGGCGTCTTGTAACCGAGATCATGCTTTCATGGGAGAGTCCATTTTCGGGTTTGTGATCAAGACGGGCTACTTTGAGTCTGATGTCTGTGTCGGGTGTGCTCTCATTGATTTGTATGCTAAGGGTTTTCATGACTTGGACTCTGCCTggaaggtgtttgataaaatgcctgaGAGAAATTCAGTTACTTGGACTTTGTTGATAACTAGATATGCGCAACTGGGACATCATAGAGATGGGATTGAATTGTTTCCACGTATGCTATCTTGTGGGTTTATGCCCGACCGCTTTACTCTGAGTAGCGTTGTGTCCGCCTGTGCTGAACTGGGATTTATGTCGGTTGGTCAGCAAATGCATTCTTGGGTGATTAAGTCAGGTTTGTGTATGGATGTCTATATTGGGTGCAGTCTTGTGGACATGTATGCAAAGTGTGCAACTACTGAACCTATGGAGGATGCTAGAAAAGTTTTTGATCGGATGCCTAACCATAATGTGATGTCTTGGACTGCGATCATAACAGGATATGTGCAAAGTGGAGGGCTTGATGCAACTGCAATTGAACTCTACTGCAAAATGATCACACAAGGTGAAGTCTTACCAAATCATTTCACTTATTCCAGCCTTTTAAAAGCATGTGGCAGTCTTTCAAATCTTGAAATCGGGAAACAAGTTCATAATCATGCAGTAAAATCTGGTCTCGTGTCTGTGAACTGTGTTGGCAATTCTCTTATTAGCATGTATGCCCGATCTGGTAGCATGGAAGATGCCCAAAAAGCTTTTGAATTTCTTCTCGAGAAGAATCTAATCTCTTACAATGCCATTGTGGATGGGTTTGTCAAAAATACGAGTTCTGATGAAGCCCTTAAGATGTTTAATAAATTTGAGGAGACTCAAACAGGGGTTGATTCTTTCACGTTTGCCAGCCTTTTAAGCGCAGCAGCCAGTCTCGGTGCTGTTGGAAAGGGTGAGGAAATGCACGCCCAGTTGGTGAAGTCAGGTGTTGATTCAAACCAAAGGGTATGTAATGCTTTGATATCAATGTATTCTCGGTGTGGTGACATAGAAGCAGCTGCTCGAGTTTTTAACAAAATGGATGAACGGAATGTAATATCATGGACGTCAATTATAACGGGGTTTGCAAAACACGGTCTAGCAAAAAGTGCTTTGAAAGTGTTCGATAAAATGCTTGAAGCAGGTGTGAAGCCAAATGAAGTCACTTATATTGCTGTTTTATCAGCTTGTAGTCATGCTGGGATGGTTAATGAGGGTTTAAAACACTTTAGCTCAATGTATAGTGACCACAAGATAACCCCAAAGATGGAACATTATGCATGTGTGGTGGACTTATTAGGAAGGTCGGGCTCTCTTGAAAAAGCGGTTGACTTTATTGACTCCATGCCTTTGAAGGCTGATGCTTTGGTATGGCGAACATTACTAGGAGCCTGCCAAGTCCATGGTAATATAGAATTGGGAAAGTTATCTGCAAAAAGGATCACTGAGCTGGATCCAAATGATCCATCTGCTTATATACTGTTATCCAACCTCTATGCTTCAAAGGGTCAATGGGAAAAAGTGGTCAAAATCCGAAAGACCATGAAAGAAAGGAACTTGATCAAGGAAGCAGGCTGCAGTTGGATAGAAGCCGAAAACCAAGCTCACAAGTTCTATGTAGGGGATACATGTCACCCCCGTGCACATGATATATACAAGGAGTTAGATCAGTTGGTAATTGACATAAAGAAACTAGGTTACGTTCCTGATACAGATTTTGTTCTTCATGAACTTGATGAGAAAGAAAAAGAGCGATACCTTGTTCAACATAGTGAGAAGATTGCTGTGGCGTTTGGGCTAATAAGTGTGTCGAAAACGAAACCGATAAGGGTGTTTAAGAATCTTAGGGTTTGTGGAGATTGTCATACTGCAATGAAGTATATATCAGTGGCAAGGGGGAGAGAAATTGTGGTTAGAGATTCAAATAGATTTCACCATTTTAAGAATGGCTCATGTTCTTGCAACGATTATTGGTGA
- the LOC110905169 gene encoding plastidial pyruvate kinase 4, chloroplastic: protein MKFGAASLGPITNHASYCGTNPTEALLLRDKPLHLSCGLDAKILVSRGKMFQGLRRHKQAFSLTFIVSAIRNGKDEHESIIGAYSDDQSLTISKSSHKANDTTKESVASSLYLSEDHSQHAKILENHGNLLDKLKAIHMHALAMEQWNASRLKQCHRRHAMSAANLIHYLALRSLDVDQIKDDLSSVGLLNLETINPYVIASLSAGIQMLENLKSTSLDGNDKGITSDKSEFTRSMMIDKANSNRDFLIGPLQDERTHIMVTVGREAISNETFINDVLKTGATIIRINCAHGDPSVWSEIIRRVKMNSQMLEKPCRILMDLAGPKLRTGKMKPGPCVLKISPKKNAHGNMINPAHVWIAPKGAGPPPSHVSPDAVLYVDAQDFLTKLEIGDTIKFSDARGKKRSLKISKKFPVFNGVGFMADCTKTCYVENGMELYIKANKKRASFGCVVDVPPTETFVRLRVGDLLVITRDSSNEELTSSKAGTPRVTCSSGYLFDSVKPGEPIAFDDGKIWGVIKGTSISEIVVSITRAGPRGTKLGPEKSINIPESKIQYEGLTSKDIVDLEFVGSHADIVGISFVRNVNDIVVLEQELKKRKLEHLGIVLKIETKDGLKNLAVMILEAMKLPNPLGIMIARGDLAVECGWEQMADIQEQILSICSAAHVPVIWATQVLESLVKTGVPTRAEITDVACGRRASCIMLNKGKHILEAIATLDTILKSSSSTKVKAEVKPLVLSNRLS from the exons ATGAAGTTCGGGGCGGCTTCACTCGGCCCAATAACCAACCATGCCTCATATTGT GGCACTAACCCAACTGAAGCATTGCTGTTACGTGACAAACCTCTGCACTTGTCCTGTGGACTTGATGCTAAAATACTAGTTTCAAGGGGTAAAATGTTCCAGGGTTTAAGGAGACACAAACAGGCATTTTCGTTGACGTTTATCGTATCTGCTATTCGAAATGGAAAGGATGAACATGAAAGCATCATAGGTGCTTACTCTGATGATCAGTCACTTACCATCTCAAAAAGTAGTCACAAGGCTAATGATACAACAAAGGAAAGCGTTGCTTCCTCATTATACCTGAGTGAAGATCACTCACAACATGCTAAAATTCTGGAAAACCATGGAAATCTTCTAGATAAACTAAAGGCTATTCACATGCATGCTTTAGCAATGGAACAGTGGAATGCTTCTCGACTTAAACAGTGTCACAG ACGGCATGCCATGAGTGCTGCAAACCTGATACACTATTTGGCTCTCAGAAGCCTTGATGTTGACCAGATAAAAGATGACCTATCTTCAGTGGGACTTTTGAACTTGGAGACAATCAATCCATATGTAATTGCAAGCCTTTCTGCAGGAATCCAGATGTTAGAAAACCTAAAGTCCACCTCTTTAGATGGTAACGACAAAGGTATAACCAGTGACAAAAGTGAGTTCACAAGAAGTATGATGATAGACAAGGCAAATTCTAATCGGGACTTTCTCATTGGTCCACTTCAAGATGAAAGAACTCATATCATGGTCACAGTTGGTAGAGAAGCCATATCCAATGAAACATTTATTAATGATGTTCTTAAAACAGGCGCCACGATCATTCGTATCAACTGTGCTCATGGTGATCCAAGTGTTTGGAGTGAGATCATCAGAAGAGTGAAGATGAACTCTCAGATGCTGGAGAAGCCATGCCGGATTCTCATGGATTTGGCTGGACCAAAGCTGCGAACTGGTAAGATGAAACCTGGTCCATGTGTCCTGAAAATATCTCCAAAGAAGAATGCGCATGGAAACATGATCAACCCGGCCCATGTTTGGATTGCCCCAAAAGGAGCAGGCCCACCACCGTCTCATGTATCTCCTGATGCGGTCCTATACGTGGACGCCCAAGATTTTCTCACAAAGCTCGAAATTGGTGATACCATTAAGTTCAGTGACGCGAGAGGAAAAAAAAGGTCGCTTAAGATTTCAAAGAAATTCCCTGTTTTCAATGGTGTTGGGTTCATGGCGGATTGTACAAAGACTTGCTATGTTGAAAACGGAATGGAATTATATATCAAAGCGAACAAAAAAAGGGCTTCATTTGGATGTGTGGTGGATGTTCCTCCTACAGAGACATTTGTTAGGCTAAGAGTCGGAGATTTGCTAGTGATAACACGAGATAGCTCAAACGAAGAACTGACTTCTTCAAAGGCTGGCACTCCTAGAGTGACTTGTTCATCTGGGTATCTGTTTGACTCAGTCAAACCAGGAGAGCCTATTGCTTTTGATGATGGAAAAATATGGGGAGTTATCAAAGGGACTAGTATATCAGAAATAGTTGTTTCCATCACTCGTGCTGGTCCGCGTGGTACTAAACTTGGTCCAGAGAAATCTATTAACATCCCGGAGAGCAAAATCCAGTACGAGGGTTTAACTTCAAAAGATATTGTTGATCTGGAGTTTGTAGGCAGTCATGCAGACATTGTTGGAATTTCATTCGTCCGAAATGTGAATGACATTGTTGTGCTTGAGCAAGAGCTTAAGAAGAGGAAGCTTGAGCACTTGGGAATTGTTTTGAAGATTGAAACAAAAGACGGGCTTAAAAACTTGGCTGTCATGATTTTAGAGGCAATGAAGCTACCAAATCCTTTGGGGATTATGATTGCTAGAGGCGATCTTGCAGTTGAGTGTGGGTGGGAGCAAATGGCAGACATTCAAGAACAAATTCTGTCGATATGCAGTGCAGCGCACGTCCCTGTTATTTGGGCAACACAAGTACTGGAGTCGTTAGTGAAGACTGGTGTGCCTACTAGAGCTGAGATAACAGATGTGGCGTGCGGAAGaag GGCAAGTTGCATAATGTTGAACAAAGGAAAACATATTCTGGAAGCAATTGCCACTTTAGATACCATATTGAAAAGCAGCAGCTCCACAAAGGTGAAAGCAGAAGTGAAACCTCTTGTATTATCCAACCGCCTCTCTTGA